A genome region from Meiothermus sp. Pnk-1 includes the following:
- a CDS encoding folylpolyglutamate synthase/dihydrofolate synthase family protein, producing MTDSLRWLLAQQRFTKPGLERIRALLEGLRHPEGTYRSVLVGGTNGKGSTTQALSSILRSAGYTVATYTSPHLVRFGERIVVDEAEISDDELEALLDELRPLAEEVEASFFEIVTAMALLHFARQRVDWAVLEVGLGGRFDATNAVEPELSLITSIGLDHTEILGPTPSHIAREKAGIMRPGKPVLTGAEGEGLEVLKACAAEVGAELQVLGEDFAIREVRPQEAGLAFTLELEGESHLLHTPLLGPHQARNLALAAAAARRLGVGREAIRTGLKRVRHPGRLERMGNILLDGAHNPEGAWALRQALKAHFPDKPLVLVLALSKDKDAPAIAQALHDLGPVVLTRYASPRARPPAELLPHFPGAQIAEDPLSALQTALCMIPRDGLVVVAGSLYLIGEIKRRLQGLEPEERWQ from the coding sequence ATGACGGATTCGCTGCGCTGGCTCCTGGCCCAGCAGAGGTTCACGAAGCCGGGCCTAGAGCGCATTCGGGCTTTACTCGAAGGCCTCCGCCACCCCGAAGGGACCTACCGCAGCGTTTTGGTGGGAGGCACCAACGGCAAAGGCTCCACCACCCAGGCGCTCTCGAGCATCCTCCGATCTGCCGGGTACACCGTCGCCACTTACACCAGCCCGCACCTGGTGCGCTTTGGCGAGCGGATTGTGGTGGATGAAGCGGAGATCTCAGACGACGAGCTGGAGGCGTTGCTCGACGAGCTCAGGCCTTTAGCCGAAGAGGTGGAGGCCTCGTTTTTTGAGATCGTCACCGCCATGGCCCTGCTCCACTTTGCTCGGCAGCGAGTGGACTGGGCCGTGCTCGAGGTCGGCTTAGGGGGGCGCTTCGACGCGACCAACGCGGTGGAGCCGGAGCTTTCCCTCATCACCTCGATTGGCCTGGACCACACCGAGATCTTAGGCCCGACCCCCAGCCATATCGCCCGCGAGAAGGCCGGGATCATGCGCCCGGGGAAGCCCGTCTTGACCGGGGCCGAGGGGGAAGGGCTCGAGGTGCTTAAGGCTTGCGCCGCCGAGGTGGGCGCAGAACTCCAGGTGCTGGGGGAGGATTTCGCCATTCGGGAGGTGAGGCCACAGGAGGCCGGGCTTGCCTTTACCCTCGAGCTTGAGGGGGAATCGCACCTGCTCCACACCCCCCTGCTGGGCCCCCACCAAGCCCGCAACCTGGCCCTGGCCGCGGCTGCGGCACGGAGGCTGGGCGTAGGACGGGAGGCGATACGCACAGGGCTCAAGCGGGTCCGGCACCCAGGCCGGCTGGAGCGGATGGGGAATATTCTCCTCGACGGAGCCCACAACCCCGAAGGGGCCTGGGCGCTGCGGCAAGCGCTGAAGGCCCACTTCCCCGACAAACCGCTGGTGCTCGTGCTGGCCCTATCGAAAGACAAAGACGCCCCCGCCATCGCCCAAGCGCTACACGACCTGGGGCCGGTCGTCCTGACCCGCTACGCCTCCCCCCGCGCGCGCCCTCCCGCGGAATTGCTGCCCCATTTCCCAGGGGCGCAGATCGCGGAAGACCCGCTTTCAGCGTTGCAAACAGCCCTATGTATGATCCCCCGGGACGGGCTGGTGGTGGTGGCAGGGAGCCTATACCTGATCGGGGAGATCAAGCGAAGATTGCAGGGGCTCGAGCCGGAGGAGCGCTGGCAGTAG
- the folK gene encoding 2-amino-4-hydroxy-6-hydroxymethyldihydropteridine diphosphokinase: MKAYIALGSNLGDRAGYLLLALSRLSHLPRTRLSRLSQVYQTDPVGPPGQGPYLNMVAEVEAGLEPQALLQALLEIEKSLGRERTARWGPRTLDLDLLLYGQEVIETPGLILPHPRLHERAFVLAPLCDLIPEARHPSLGMTYREWLERVDSKGVRVWEKPL; the protein is encoded by the coding sequence GTGAAGGCGTATATTGCCTTGGGATCCAACCTGGGCGACCGGGCCGGGTACTTGCTGCTGGCGCTCTCCCGCCTCTCACACCTCCCGCGAACCCGGCTGTCGCGCCTCTCGCAGGTCTACCAGACCGATCCGGTGGGGCCGCCGGGGCAGGGGCCCTACCTGAACATGGTGGCCGAGGTCGAGGCTGGCCTCGAGCCGCAAGCCCTGCTGCAAGCCCTCCTGGAGATCGAAAAATCCTTGGGGCGGGAGCGCACTGCGCGTTGGGGGCCCCGCACCCTCGATCTAGACCTGCTCCTGTACGGTCAGGAGGTGATAGAGACCCCAGGGCTTATCCTGCCCCACCCCCGGCTGCATGAACGGGCCTTCGTGCTGGCCCCGCTATGTGACCTGATCCCCGAGGCCCGGCATCCGAGCTTGGGGATGACCTACCGAGAGTGGCTCGAGCGGGTAGACTCAAAAGGGGTGCGGGTCTGGGAGAAACCCCTATGA
- the lysJ gene encoding [LysW]-aminoadipate semialdehyde transaminase LysJ — MQTITNWLEVEKQHDSGVYNKHDVVIVRGKGAHVWDSEGNEYIDCVGGYGVANLGHSNPAVVEAVKKQAETLMVLPQTLPNDRRAEFYAALTGILPKELRRVFPCNSGTEANEAALKFAMMATGKRKFVAAMRGFSGRTLGSVALTYEPKYREPFGPYGHEVVFVPYNNLEALREAVDTNTAAVLLEPVQGEGGVRPATPEFLQAARQVTQERGALLILDEIQTGMGRTGKRWGFEHFGVVPDIVTMAKALGGGVPIGAAVMTDSIANAMPKGGHGGTFGGNPLAMAAGVAAIGYLESTRLWERAAELGPWFMEELRQIGSPKVREVRGLGLMVGLELKEKSAPYITRLEREHRVLTLAAGPTVIRFLPPLVISKEDLERVVEAVRAVLRWNPKD; from the coding sequence ATGCAAACCATCACCAATTGGCTCGAGGTCGAAAAGCAGCACGATTCCGGGGTGTACAACAAGCACGACGTGGTGATCGTGCGGGGCAAAGGAGCCCACGTCTGGGACTCGGAGGGAAACGAATACATCGACTGCGTGGGCGGCTATGGGGTAGCCAACCTGGGGCATTCCAACCCCGCCGTGGTCGAGGCGGTGAAAAAGCAAGCCGAGACCCTGATGGTGCTGCCCCAAACCCTCCCCAACGATCGGCGGGCCGAGTTCTACGCCGCCCTTACCGGCATCCTGCCTAAAGAACTCCGCCGGGTCTTCCCTTGCAACTCCGGCACCGAGGCCAACGAAGCGGCGCTCAAATTCGCCATGATGGCCACCGGAAAACGCAAGTTCGTAGCGGCCATGCGGGGCTTCTCGGGACGCACTTTGGGCTCGGTGGCCCTCACCTACGAACCCAAGTACCGCGAGCCCTTTGGGCCCTACGGCCACGAGGTGGTCTTCGTCCCCTACAACAACCTCGAGGCCCTGCGCGAGGCGGTGGACACAAACACCGCAGCGGTCCTCCTCGAGCCCGTCCAGGGCGAAGGTGGGGTGCGTCCGGCGACCCCTGAGTTTTTGCAGGCGGCCCGCCAGGTTACCCAGGAGCGGGGAGCGCTGCTGATCCTCGACGAGATCCAGACCGGGATGGGGCGCACCGGGAAGCGCTGGGGGTTCGAGCACTTCGGGGTGGTGCCGGACATTGTGACCATGGCCAAGGCCCTAGGGGGCGGGGTACCCATCGGGGCAGCGGTGATGACCGATAGCATCGCCAACGCCATGCCCAAGGGCGGGCACGGCGGAACCTTCGGAGGAAACCCGCTGGCGATGGCGGCGGGGGTAGCGGCCATCGGCTACCTCGAGAGTACCCGGCTGTGGGAACGGGCCGCCGAACTGGGCCCTTGGTTCATGGAGGAGCTGCGCCAGATCGGCTCGCCCAAGGTGCGCGAGGTGCGGGGGTTGGGGCTCATGGTCGGCCTCGAGCTCAAAGAGAAGTCCGCCCCCTACATCACCCGTCTCGAGCGCGAGCACCGAGTCCTCACCCTGGCTGCCGGACCTACCGTGATCCGCTTCCTACCGCCTTTGGTCATCAGCAAGGAGGACCTCGAGCGGGTGGTGGAGGCCGTACGGGCGGTGTTGCGCTGGAACCCCAAAGACTGA
- a CDS encoding ABC transporter substrate-binding protein, protein MRKLCWFFLLAVSCSLSAIGFAQYPKTLTDDLGRKVTLPAEPKKIVTMLPSLTETLCAMGACERLVATDSFSDWPESVKRLPKVGGLYDPSPEKIVALKPDLVLISVYGKLQEPLERAGIPTFTIKTESYEDIFRTTRLLGEILNQPSAAERLVAQIQQQIYAQETRAAKAKDRPTVYFEIDPTPYTVGPGSFIGALIAKARGQNIIPKELGDFPRISPELVVQKNPEVIVLTHPGAADLAKRPGWSRLRAIQTNRVCSFTGEADNLLSRPGPRVAEGLKLLIACLHPELR, encoded by the coding sequence ATGAGAAAGTTGTGCTGGTTTTTTCTCTTGGCGGTTAGCTGTTCGCTCTCGGCTATCGGCTTTGCCCAATACCCCAAAACCCTCACCGATGACTTAGGCCGGAAGGTCACCCTCCCGGCTGAACCAAAAAAGATCGTGACCATGCTGCCCTCGCTCACCGAGACCCTGTGTGCGATGGGGGCCTGCGAGCGGCTGGTGGCCACCGATTCCTTTTCCGACTGGCCAGAGTCGGTCAAGCGGCTACCCAAGGTAGGGGGGCTGTACGATCCCAGCCCAGAGAAGATCGTGGCGCTCAAGCCGGACTTGGTGCTCATCTCCGTATACGGCAAGCTACAGGAACCGCTCGAGCGCGCAGGGATCCCCACCTTTACCATCAAGACCGAGTCTTATGAGGATATCTTCCGCACCACCCGGCTGCTGGGCGAGATCCTGAATCAACCTTCCGCTGCTGAGCGCCTCGTGGCGCAGATCCAGCAACAGATCTACGCCCAGGAAACCCGTGCGGCCAAGGCCAAGGACCGCCCCACCGTCTACTTCGAGATTGACCCTACCCCTTACACGGTCGGCCCCGGCTCGTTTATCGGGGCGCTGATCGCCAAGGCTAGGGGGCAAAACATCATTCCCAAGGAACTGGGGGATTTCCCTCGGATAAGCCCCGAGCTGGTAGTGCAGAAGAACCCCGAGGTGATCGTGCTGACCCATCCGGGGGCTGCCGATCTCGCCAAGCGACCGGGTTGGTCCCGGCTACGGGCGATCCAGACCAACCGGGTATGCAGCTTCACCGGCGAAGCGGACAACCTGCTCTCGAGGCCGGGGCCGCGGGTGGCGGAGGGGCTGAAGCTGCTGATCGCCTGCTTGCACCCGGAGCTGCGATGA
- a CDS encoding Arc family DNA-binding protein translates to MPEKKKFLLRIDPALYDALERWAADEFRSVNAQIEFVLKEALKKAGRFGKAAPPRESSEENP, encoded by the coding sequence ATGCCCGAGAAAAAGAAATTCCTCCTGCGCATTGACCCGGCGCTCTACGACGCGCTCGAGCGCTGGGCCGCGGATGAATTTCGTAGCGTAAACGCCCAGATCGAGTTCGTCCTCAAGGAGGCCCTCAAAAAAGCGGGCCGCTTTGGGAAAGCGGCCCCTCCGCGTGAATCCTCGGAGGAAAACCCTTGA
- a CDS encoding SPFH domain-containing protein, protein MGAVRERRAFRLNGFLAVLLVIGLLVWGGLNLYDFIRAALEQRYLWGKLAWAVGSWPVAFLCFSGFFVVQPNESRVLVFLGRYTGTVRLAGFHWANPFASKERLSLRVRNFNSERLKVNDAQGNPIEIAAVVVWRVVDTFKAMFDVEDYGNFVAIQSETAIRAIASRYPYDAHEGEESLRGDPDGISRALQQELQTRLEVAGVEVLEARLTHLAYAPEIAPAMLRRQQAQAVIAARQKIVEGAVGMVKQALDQLRAEGVVELDEERKAAMVNNLLVALVSESEAQPVLNTGTLY, encoded by the coding sequence ATGGGAGCTGTTCGTGAACGCCGCGCTTTTCGCCTCAACGGATTTTTAGCCGTGCTTTTGGTGATCGGCCTATTGGTCTGGGGGGGGCTCAACCTTTACGACTTCATCCGGGCTGCGCTCGAGCAGCGCTATTTGTGGGGCAAGCTGGCCTGGGCGGTGGGAAGCTGGCCTGTGGCCTTCTTGTGCTTTAGCGGCTTCTTCGTGGTGCAACCCAACGAATCTCGAGTGCTGGTGTTCTTAGGCCGCTACACCGGCACGGTGCGCCTTGCCGGGTTTCACTGGGCCAACCCCTTCGCCTCCAAGGAACGCCTCTCGCTTAGGGTGCGCAACTTCAACTCCGAGCGCCTCAAGGTCAACGACGCCCAGGGCAACCCCATCGAGATCGCGGCGGTGGTGGTGTGGCGGGTGGTAGACACCTTCAAGGCCATGTTCGATGTGGAGGACTACGGCAACTTTGTGGCGATCCAGTCCGAAACCGCCATCCGGGCTATCGCTAGCCGTTACCCCTACGACGCCCACGAGGGCGAAGAATCCCTGCGGGGCGACCCCGATGGCATCTCCCGTGCCTTGCAGCAAGAGCTGCAAACCCGGCTCGAGGTCGCCGGGGTAGAGGTGCTGGAGGCTCGGCTCACCCACCTGGCCTATGCCCCCGAGATCGCCCCGGCCATGCTGCGCCGTCAGCAGGCCCAGGCGGTGATCGCCGCGCGACAGAAGATCGTAGAAGGCGCGGTGGGAATGGTCAAACAGGCCCTCGACCAGCTCCGCGCCGAGGGGGTGGTGGAGCTCGATGAGGAGCGCAAGGCGGCCATGGTCAATAACCTCCTGGTGGCTTTGGTCTCCGAGTCTGAGGCGCAGCCGGTATTGAACACCGGAACCCTGTACTGA
- a CDS encoding alpha/beta fold hydrolase produces the protein MNTQFDVPESLRRYRREVPAGGLRFHLYDAGRGPVFVLLHGLADEADSWRRVIPALAQTHRVIAPDLPGFGRTERPRRAYTPGFFVRAVAALLEGLGLEGVALVGNSLGAEIAARLALERPRLVNRLVLVDGPSLGGGVSPALLRMLVPGLGERYYTRLRASQDEAYATLRPYYADLEALPPEERAFLRQRVWARVWSDGQRRAFFSTLRQAALAGLTEGARFREALKRLRIPTLIVWGEQDYIVPVTAGQALAALIPDAKLRVIPACGHLPQQERPEELVRLLLGD, from the coding sequence ATGAACACACAGTTTGATGTGCCCGAAAGCCTCCGGCGCTATCGCCGGGAAGTCCCCGCGGGCGGCTTGCGCTTTCACCTTTACGACGCTGGGCGCGGCCCCGTTTTCGTCCTGCTCCACGGCTTGGCCGACGAAGCCGACTCCTGGCGGCGGGTGATCCCGGCATTGGCCCAGACCCACCGGGTCATTGCCCCCGATCTTCCAGGCTTCGGTCGTACGGAGCGCCCCCGGCGGGCCTACACGCCCGGTTTTTTCGTGCGGGCGGTGGCGGCGTTGCTGGAGGGGCTTGGCTTGGAGGGGGTGGCCTTGGTGGGGAACTCCTTGGGGGCGGAGATCGCAGCCCGGCTGGCGCTCGAGCGCCCCCGGCTTGTGAACCGATTGGTTCTGGTGGACGGCCCCAGCTTGGGCGGTGGGGTCTCGCCCGCCTTGTTGCGGATGCTGGTGCCCGGCCTGGGCGAGCGCTACTATACCCGCCTGCGGGCCTCTCAGGACGAGGCCTACGCCACCTTGCGGCCCTACTACGCCGACCTCGAGGCCCTACCCCCGGAGGAGCGAGCTTTCCTGCGCCAGCGGGTGTGGGCCCGGGTCTGGAGCGACGGCCAGCGGCGGGCATTTTTCTCCACCCTCCGCCAGGCGGCTTTGGCCGGCCTGACCGAAGGCGCGAGGTTCCGCGAGGCCTTAAAGCGCTTGCGGATACCCACGCTGATCGTCTGGGGCGAGCAGGATTACATCGTGCCGGTCACCGCGGGACAGGCCCTGGCGGCGCTCATCCCCGACGCTAAGCTCCGGGTTATCCCCGCCTGCGGGCATCTGCCGCAGCAGGAAAGGCCGGAGGAGTTGGTGCGCTTGTTGCTGGGCGACTAA
- the hemC gene encoding hydroxymethylbilane synthase, which yields MRVIVIGTRGSLLALAQTRWVVERLKENWPEVEFKTKTITNRSDDPAAGLQDALRKREIDIALHPLRDLPLAQAEGLHLTAVTRRVDPRDAFVGRSAKRLEDLPAGAVVGAPSLRRKAQLLAYRPDLAVREIKGDVDDQLEALGTGEYDAIIMPAGSLLRLDLRNRIDQFVDPEILLPAPGQGALGLEVRLGDDYAEELAYSLNHRPSSDRVCAERAFVAALGVGLEAPVAALAFVEDDGTLRLEGGVFSPDGREMIRGEIEGDATEAVELGHELAQDLLAEGGKEILEQAKVY from the coding sequence ATGCGCGTCATCGTGATCGGCACGCGGGGAAGCCTGCTTGCCTTGGCCCAAACCCGCTGGGTGGTGGAACGCCTCAAAGAAAACTGGCCGGAGGTCGAGTTCAAGACCAAGACCATTACCAACCGCAGCGATGATCCCGCCGCAGGCTTGCAAGACGCTTTGCGCAAGCGCGAGATCGACATCGCCCTGCACCCGCTACGGGACCTGCCCCTGGCCCAAGCCGAGGGGCTCCACCTCACCGCCGTAACCCGTCGGGTTGACCCCCGCGACGCCTTCGTGGGGCGCAGCGCCAAGCGCCTCGAGGATCTCCCCGCTGGCGCGGTGGTGGGGGCGCCCTCGCTACGCCGTAAAGCCCAGCTCCTGGCCTACCGCCCCGACCTGGCGGTACGCGAGATCAAAGGCGACGTGGACGATCAGCTCGAGGCTTTGGGAACCGGCGAGTACGACGCCATCATCATGCCCGCAGGGAGCTTGTTGCGGCTCGATCTGCGCAACCGCATAGACCAGTTCGTAGATCCCGAGATCCTGCTACCCGCGCCGGGGCAGGGGGCCCTGGGGCTCGAGGTGCGGCTAGGCGATGACTACGCCGAGGAGCTGGCCTACAGCCTCAACCATCGCCCCTCCAGCGATCGGGTCTGCGCCGAGCGGGCCTTCGTTGCGGCTTTGGGCGTGGGCCTCGAGGCGCCGGTGGCGGCGTTGGCCTTTGTCGAGGACGACGGAACCCTGCGGCTCGAGGGGGGGGTTTTCTCCCCCGATGGCCGCGAGATGATCCGCGGGGAGATCGAGGGCGATGCGACGGAAGCCGTTGAGCTGGGCCATGAGCTGGCCCAGGACTTGCTGGCCGAGGGCGGGAAGGAAATCCTCGAGCAGGCTAAGGTGTATTAG
- a CDS encoding [LysW]-lysine hydrolase codes for MTAPHLEPVEFLRRALEIPSPSGAEREVAEYLAAEMERLGMKAWVDEADNARGVRGHGPLQVVLLGHIDTVAGVVPVRLEGEKLFGRGAVDAKGPFVAFVLAVAGLPKSALEAATFHLVGATEEEAPSSKGARYVADKLKPDYVIIGEPSGWQGITLGYKGRLLVRARREKDHFHSAHQEANAAEELISYFTSIKAWAEAMNVGARAFDQVQYTLRDFRIQPAELKQKAEMLFDLRLPPRLHPEEAIRHLTAYAPPTIDLDFSGREVPYVGPKDTPLTRAMRVGIRAQGGTPVFKYKTGTCDMNVLAPHWTVPMVAYGPGDSVLDHTPIEHVEIPEFLKGIAVLRTALEALVGQARPTP; via the coding sequence ATGACAGCCCCTCACCTCGAACCGGTCGAATTCTTGCGCCGCGCCCTGGAGATCCCCAGCCCCTCCGGCGCCGAGCGCGAGGTCGCCGAGTACCTAGCGGCGGAGATGGAACGGCTGGGGATGAAAGCCTGGGTAGACGAAGCCGACAACGCCCGCGGGGTACGGGGCCATGGCCCCTTACAGGTGGTGCTTTTGGGGCACATCGACACCGTAGCCGGGGTGGTGCCGGTACGCCTGGAGGGAGAGAAGCTCTTCGGGCGAGGAGCGGTGGACGCCAAAGGGCCCTTTGTGGCATTTGTGCTGGCGGTGGCGGGGCTGCCGAAAAGCGCGCTCGAGGCCGCCACCTTTCACCTCGTCGGCGCCACCGAGGAGGAAGCCCCCAGCTCCAAAGGGGCCCGTTACGTGGCCGACAAGCTCAAGCCGGATTATGTAATCATCGGGGAGCCCTCCGGCTGGCAGGGGATCACCCTGGGATACAAAGGCCGCCTGCTGGTGCGGGCCCGGCGAGAGAAAGACCACTTCCACTCCGCCCACCAGGAGGCTAACGCCGCCGAAGAACTCATCAGCTACTTCACCAGCATCAAGGCTTGGGCAGAGGCCATGAACGTGGGGGCACGGGCTTTTGATCAAGTGCAGTACACCCTGCGCGACTTCCGCATTCAACCTGCCGAACTCAAGCAGAAGGCCGAGATGCTCTTCGACCTCCGGCTCCCACCCCGGCTCCACCCCGAAGAAGCCATCCGCCATCTGACGGCCTACGCCCCCCCCACCATCGACCTCGATTTCTCCGGACGCGAGGTGCCCTACGTGGGCCCCAAGGATACCCCCCTCACCCGGGCCATGCGGGTGGGGATCCGCGCGCAGGGGGGAACCCCGGTCTTCAAGTACAAAACCGGGACCTGCGACATGAACGTGTTGGCCCCCCACTGGACGGTCCCCATGGTGGCCTACGGCCCCGGTGACTCGGTCTTGGATCACACCCCGATCGAACACGTAGAGATCCCCGAGTTTCTCAAGGGGATCGCAGTTTTGCGCACGGCGCTCGAGGCCCTGGTGGGCCAAGCCCGCCCTACCCCCTAG
- a CDS encoding diguanylate cyclase: MPWLTLTLALILLGSFLEPTRSVVRLVTPALAALVGAILLGRAGQNWRGAALGHALFAAAEAGRAYGHWSGQSPISSWADGAALAGFLAWTYTLLRLPGRRFPRLSLWFHLPLVAMMAGLSLLNPDPKVLLGYTPIILSLLVLTMFHTDAALQGSTPEGRLLWIIGLLIAALSAYLVAWLGAELSFVHFNFVLGYTFMALGGYLEARPRPLGLWLAALGMAGLLVSWRMLWPDLPPNFGSSPVPALILSGYLAFLGAMGFLVADRNRRLQAETQLRNWVKLLEQLYRIAPTHQTLSPQNILAEVLAALKPFFPTLVGIGLRSDFKMRVGKKTDHRHSFSLGSTKSFPGEGRVDVQVTLYFSQPLEERDNLEALTPLLVQRLRQTLALIEWRTQAITDPLTGLLNRRGLERHIPRLMNLARHNGKPISVAMLDLDHFKRVNDHYGHDNGDRVLQALAGVLRRHLRSEDLAVRWGGEEFALLLYGAGLKDAHLVLRRIQEELRAVRVEPIPWAFTLSAGITGGRVPSSPAVLEAWLLQADWALLQAKEAGRDQIRVVEPHSLSDT; this comes from the coding sequence GTGCCCTGGCTAACCCTGACCCTGGCGCTGATCCTGCTGGGAAGCTTCCTCGAGCCCACCCGATCGGTGGTGCGGCTCGTAACCCCCGCCTTAGCTGCCCTGGTGGGGGCGATCTTGTTGGGGCGGGCGGGGCAGAACTGGCGCGGGGCCGCACTGGGGCATGCGCTGTTCGCCGCTGCAGAGGCAGGCCGGGCGTATGGGCATTGGAGCGGGCAAAGCCCGATCTCTTCCTGGGCGGACGGGGCTGCCCTGGCGGGGTTTCTGGCCTGGACTTATACCTTACTCCGCCTGCCTGGGCGGCGCTTCCCCCGGCTGAGCCTGTGGTTCCACCTTCCCTTGGTCGCCATGATGGCCGGGCTGAGCTTGCTCAACCCCGACCCCAAGGTCCTGCTGGGCTATACCCCCATCATCCTGAGCCTGCTCGTCCTGACGATGTTTCACACCGATGCCGCCCTACAAGGAAGCACCCCCGAAGGACGGTTGCTATGGATTATCGGGCTCTTGATCGCCGCCCTATCCGCTTACCTGGTCGCCTGGTTAGGTGCAGAACTGAGTTTCGTGCACTTTAATTTCGTGCTCGGGTATACCTTTATGGCCCTGGGCGGATACCTCGAGGCCCGCCCGCGCCCGCTGGGGCTATGGCTAGCGGCGCTGGGAATGGCGGGGCTTTTGGTGAGCTGGCGGATGCTCTGGCCAGATCTCCCGCCAAACTTCGGGTCTAGCCCGGTCCCGGCCCTCATCCTGAGCGGCTACCTGGCTTTTCTGGGCGCTATGGGGTTTCTAGTGGCCGATCGCAACCGCCGCCTACAGGCCGAAACCCAGCTCAGGAATTGGGTCAAGCTCCTCGAACAGCTATACCGGATTGCCCCCACCCATCAGACCCTCTCCCCACAGAACATCCTGGCCGAGGTGCTCGCCGCTTTGAAGCCGTTCTTCCCCACCCTGGTAGGCATCGGGCTGCGCAGCGACTTTAAGATGCGCGTAGGGAAGAAAACCGACCACCGCCACAGCTTTTCGCTGGGCTCTACCAAAAGCTTTCCCGGCGAAGGCCGGGTAGACGTCCAAGTTACCCTATACTTCAGCCAGCCGCTCGAGGAGCGCGATAACCTCGAGGCCCTCACCCCGCTTCTTGTCCAACGGCTGCGGCAGACCTTGGCCCTGATCGAGTGGCGCACCCAGGCCATCACCGATCCGCTCACCGGGCTGCTAAACCGCCGAGGGCTCGAGCGGCACATCCCTAGGCTGATGAACCTGGCCCGGCATAACGGCAAACCCATCAGCGTGGCCATGCTCGACCTCGACCATTTCAAACGGGTCAACGACCATTACGGCCACGATAACGGCGACCGGGTGTTGCAAGCTTTGGCGGGCGTGCTGCGCCGCCATCTGCGCTCGGAGGATCTGGCGGTGCGCTGGGGAGGAGAGGAATTCGCCCTGCTCCTCTACGGCGCGGGCCTCAAGGACGCCCATCTGGTCCTGCGGCGCATTCAGGAGGAGCTGCGGGCGGTGCGGGTAGAGCCTATCCCTTGGGCTTTTACCCTCTCGGCCGGGATCACCGGGGGGCGGGTCCCGTCCTCGCCGGCAGTGCTCGAGGCCTGGCTGCTACAAGCCGACTGGGCGCTATTGCAAGCCAAGGAGGCCGGGCGCGATCAAATCCGCGTGGTAGAGCCCCACAGCCTCAGCGATACCTGA
- the perR gene encoding manganese-dependent transcriptional regulator PerR, protein MAIQRLTRQRKAVLEVVKQARNHPDAAWVYQEVRKIVPNISLGTVYRTLDTLVEEGHLIPLTRAGEATRYDANTDGHLHMICERCGEIIDLDTQIPDVLSEVRSRFPHLEITRASLEYHGLCERCRGDSGS, encoded by the coding sequence ATGGCGATTCAGCGGCTCACACGTCAGCGTAAAGCGGTGCTCGAGGTGGTCAAGCAAGCCCGCAACCACCCCGATGCGGCCTGGGTTTACCAGGAGGTGCGCAAGATAGTCCCCAACATCAGCTTGGGAACCGTCTATCGCACCCTAGACACCCTGGTCGAGGAGGGCCACCTGATCCCGCTCACCCGCGCCGGAGAAGCCACCCGCTACGACGCCAACACCGACGGCCACCTGCACATGATCTGCGAGCGCTGCGGCGAAATCATTGACCTGGATACCCAGATCCCCGACGTGCTGAGCGAGGTCCGCTCCCGGTTTCCCCACCTCGAGATCACGCGCGCGAGCCTCGAGTACCACGGCCTGTGTGAGCGCTGCCGAGGGGATTCGGGATCCTGA